AGGTCAGCAGCCTCCACCTCCAGCGTGTACCTGGGGTATTTCTAGAAGACAGAGCAGGTGAGTCAGAGTGATgaaacacataaaaacacattaGAAATGCATATTAGATGTACCGTAGTCTAAAACAACCTGTAGCAGCCTTTATAAATCTATAAGTTTATAACACTTGTGGTAGATATTTGCCTATATCATCATGACCAAATGTGGGTATGGTGACTTGTTTAGGTAAAGGCATGAAAGCCTGCAGACCTTTGGCCCATGCTTTCCTTTAGCTCACACAAAATGTGGTGTTGAAGGCTCTAAAACAAGTGTAAACAGATGCTAGTTGATAATCAACGAACAGACATACTGTCTTTGAAACCGAACTTAAATTCCTTGTTATGCCATGTACGGTTTTACTTTTGTTCTTCCCTAATATAAAGGTTTGTGCAAAACCTCACACCACTGCTGTGAATCTTCTCTCTGTGCATGAACACACTTGGAATGTTCTTTCTATTGCATCCTGTAAGTCTTGATAATTATTGAATCACAACAAACCCTATAATAATCCTATACAAGCAGGCTATGACAACAGACTTAAACAGGTCTCAGTAGAAGCTCAACAGGGTATAAAAAGTCTTAATAGCAGTAGACACACATCAGAATGACCTCCTTAAAGCAGTACAACAGACTACAACAGGTCCCAGTGACCCAGCACACCTCTCTGTCCAGGCCTTGAGACTGGACTCTGATTTGCCCAGACACAGGGTTGATGGCAAACATGTTGGCGTTGGGTAGAGGGGGGTCCTGGCTCAGGATTCTGTAGCGGATGTCTGAGTTTTCATTGCCAGGCTCATCCGCATCTTTGGCCTCCATCTGCATGAACTCAAAGCCTGTGTGTGGGAATGGGAAAGAAAATAGATCAGATTTACTGctttctcccagcctcacaacGCCCAGTTTTTGCTTCAGATTCACGGAGATGTTCACTGTGACTTAGGCTAGTGTAAACGGTGTGTTCACCTGTACTGGAAGCTTCAGGGACATTTCCTAGGAAGGGTTCCGGAGGGAAGACAGGTTTGTTGTCATTCTGGTCTATGACATAGATGATGATGTCCATGGGGGCCTCAGCTGGCGCATTTCCAGTTTTGGCAATAGCTttaagctacacacacacgcacagacgcacgcacacacaggttaatCACCTAGACAAACTTGATCTTTATAAAAATGAGGATGTGTGTTCAGCCAGTAAGGCATCTCTGTCCCCAGGCCCCTACTGTGTACTtgtcctgcttctctctgtccagGGGCTTGGTCACATACATCCATCCAGTATTCCTATCGATGGTGAACAAATTCTCAGGGGGCTGATCAGCTCCTGGGCCTTCAATTTGGTACTGTAGTGTGGCTTCCTTATCGCTGTCTGACCCGATCTATACACAGATACATCAGAATGACCTTATCAGAGACAGCAAAGCTTGACTTATATAAAATCACATTTTCCTTGGAGACACTCTAGCCTCCAAAATGCCAGTGGGGCAATAATTCCTGtcaataaagtttttttttgtacagaGGTGCTTTTGATTTGCCTTGTAGGTTGCACTTCTGGAACTGATCAAATGTCCTCATTCCAGTGGGTAACTCAAATCAAGTTCACCCAAGTTTCTAATAGTAAAGTTATCTCAATATGAAGTCTATATTACCTGCAACATCATCTTGGGGAAGGGTCCTCTGTCATTCTCAGGGAAGTTGAAAGGAGAGATGATGCAGGGCTTCTTCTGTCCTGTGCAGGACTTGGGGAAGACcagaacagacagaaacagatagAGCATTATTAACCAACTgtatcactgtctctctctctcacacacacacacaaacacacccacgtaCGTTGACAGTGATGATGGCTTTTCCCAGGCCTATCAGCCCATAACCCTCCAGGTCAGCAGCCTGGACCTCCAGTGTGTACTTGGGGTATTTCTGGAAGACAGAGCTAGTGTTCAGTTGGTGTCAAGTGAAACTGCTGCCATGTCCTTGATTGACCAATAAATGTTGGCCTATATTAGCCAATGAGGATTTCCAGGAGACCTGCAGTGGAGACCTCACAGCCTATTGGAGGTTCCACTGACTGGCTGTATGACAGGTCTCAGTGGCAGACAGGCTATAACAGTTCTCAGTAACCCAGCACACACCTCTCTGTCCAGGCCTTGAGACTGGACTCTGATGTGCCCAGACACAGGGTTGATGGCAAACATGTTGGCTTTGGGTAGAGGGGGGTCCTGGCTCAGGATTTTGTAGCGGATATCTGAGTTGGCATTGCCAGGCTCATCCGCATCTTTGGCCTCCATCTGCATGAACTCAAAGCCTGTGTGTGGGAATGGGAAAGAAAATAGATCAGATTTACTGctttctcccagcctcacaacGCCAAGTTTTTGCTTCAGATTCACGGAGATGTTCACTGTGACTTAGGCTAGTGTAAACGGTGTGTTCACCTGTACTGGAAGCTTCAGGGACATTTCCTAGGAAGGGTTCCGGAGGGAAGACAGGTTTGTTGTCATTCTGGTCTATGACATAGATGATGATGTCCATGGGGGCCTCAGCTGGAGCATTTCCAGTTTTGGCAATAGCTttaagctacacacacacacacacacacacgttaatcaCCTAGACAAACTTGATCTTTGATCTTCAATATAAAAATGAGGATGTGTGTTCAGCCAGTAAGGCATCTTTCCCCAGGCCCCTACCATGTATTTGTCCTGATTCTCTCTGTCCAGGGGCCTGGTCACATACAGCTGTCCAGTATTCTTATCGATGGTGAACAGTTTCTCAGGGGGCTGATCTGCTCCTGGGCCTTCAATTTGGTACTCAACCTTGGCTTCCTTATCGCTGTCTGACCGGATCTAAAAACACAGATACATCAGAATTACCTCATCAGAGAATGCAAAGacttatatatttaaaaaaaactcctTGGAGTCAGATTCTTGATGAATTTGATTTGCCTCACAGGTTGCACTTATAGAACTGACCAACTGCCCTCACTGCAGTGGGTAACGGAATCAAGTGCACCAAAGTATTTTCAAGTAGTACAGTAACACAATATCTGCTATGAGGTCTATCCATCTTACCTGCACCATCGGCTTAGGAAAGGGTCCTCTGTCGTTCTCAGGGAAGCTGATGGGAGGGATGATCCAGGCCCTCTTCTGCCTCTCTGCTCCTGTGGCCACACTGAACTATGGGAGGGGTTCCATACATGGACAGCAATTAAGACATGTCAACTTGACATTGTCAAGTATCAAGGAAATTTGATCACCCCACCACAcctaacacaacacaccacacaaacaaacttctACTAGGAACAAGATTGAAATAGGTAATCATTAACAAGTAAATCCACAAATAACTATAACAACTGGAACTGTGATCAAAGTCCAATAAAACTGTTGTCTTAAACTTGGATGAACTACTAAACTGAGTAAAGCTCGCCACGGAAAAACTGAATTTGGCAAACAAAGCACTCAAGAGTTTGGTCATAACCTACTAGGTATTGATTTCATAAACATGTAATCATAATCTACCACAGAAATATGTCAGAATTATGATATACGTATCACGGAATTACAAGAAAACATCGCAGTTTTATGAGAACATACGTGATTGTTTCAGAGTTGGAGACAGTGGACGTTTGGTAACTTATCGCTGGTGTGTGAAGTGTGCGGACAGTCTGCACAACCCTGTGTAAAGTCGACAAATTTATGACAATGCCATGTTAATGACATTTGCGTCTCAATGTTTCAGACcaatacatttttttaaagtaattGTACTTGTCTCGCTGTGTTCTCCACATCTCATCAGCATCTACCTCGGATTCGTAAACGTTCACATTTTCTCGTAGCCTAATTCCGTGATAGCATAGAGGAAAAGAGACTATTTTCTCATGTAATTCCGTGATACTAGGCCTCTCAATTCTAATAATTCTTAGTAGTCTTTTTACAAATGCAATTTCACAACACAATCGAAATAGTCTTACCTGCGAAAAAAACATTACCACAACCAATGTAACAAACCTGAAGGTAACCATCATACTCAACATGTCACCGTGTTCAAAGTTTTAGGCTAACCAAAGTATTCCTTTATAGCACCGTTCAAAACTGAATTTTGCCACTTCGGATAATCGTTTTCTGGCCACATAAAGAACACCCCCTCAGGATATGTGCTAGTCAGCAACCACGTGGACAAGTGTAATTTATTACAACGAAAGGGAAACTGTGGCTATGTACGAAACAGACGTTGGTAAATAATATTAAGCTCACATTTTTACAGCACTTTTGTCTTAAATGCATTCTGGATCAGGTAGAAGTAAACAGCATGTCAAGTACACTGCCGAAAGTGACCCCATAACCCACCAGGTAGCCTATACTATACCCCTTTAAATCAGTGTTGAACAAAGATGTTGGAAAAATGGTTgcctaaaaaaataaaaatacttacAAGAAAGTTTATTTTTGGACTAATTGCCAGATTACTGCTACCCCATACTTTAACTTTCATACAAACTGACAATTAGGTTAGTTCAATATATTTAATTAAACTATTCACATCAATTTGACCATTGTACAATAGATACATCCATCAAGGTATAAAAACTAATCATAACTATTGCATCTTCAGGAGCACATGCCACGTTCAATCGGGGTTAAAAAAAAGAGACAATTCTTAGGAAACAGTTGCTTCacaaacctttaaaaaaaaaaaaaaaaaacatttattgagCAACCTGAAGATGGTTTTGAAACCTCCCAATATTCACATCAATGTTTATACAAAATCAAACTTGGTAAGATAAACACAATACAAATTCATCAACTGGGCCAAGTAGCAAAGTACAGTGTGGGTTGAGGTTCAGAATGATTTTCTGGGCAATGGACCGTCCCATCACGTAGCTCTATGCCTCTCTCAATCTCCAAATCACCCACCCttcatccattcatccctcACCAGGCCTACCTGAAGAGCAGGTACTCTGAACATAAAGCAAATAGATGGGTTTCCATGACAACTGCCCAGACTAAATGTGCCTCTTATGTCCCGCCCAAGGAAGTGATGTAGAGGGCGAAAGcagaaagagaaagcaagactGTGTTAGGCAGTaggcagaatgtgtgtgtgagcactcaTACGTGTTCACATCTATAGCAATGTACGCGCCATGTACCAGCCAACATGAGGTTGTACGTGTGTGGTAGTAACTAGAgcatttcctcctcccctcccccgtacaTGTCGGCCAGCTTCTTGAAGCGCGGGCCCCACTCCTGCATGAGGTCGTAGTCATAGTCTCCGTCAGAAGACGAGGagttgagggaggagagagaccctgCCTCGGAGCCTCCACCTTCATAGTCAAACACCAGAAGAGAGTCGTAGGGAGGAGCTGTGGGGTCATTGTCCGCTGCCTTCAAGTtctggacggagagagagagagagagagagagagagagagagagagagagaggtcagggtAAAAGATGTATACTGGGTGGACCTCCTTTGGTAATGGATTAAACTGTGATTGGATAAGAAGAATGTAAGATACCACATCTTATCTACAATTGTCTTTGTAGAACTTCAAGAGCTCTACAACTTGTTTTGTAAGATCCAGTGAGAGCCCAGTTTTAGGGCTGACTGCAGAATCTCCCTGTAAGAGAACATGTGCAGTGTGAAGCAGTGCAGCTGTGTAGAGGTTAAGAGGAGGAACTCACATCTACAATGAAGTTGCCGATGTCTTCAGGGTTGGCAGGGCGGGGCCGGTACGTGGGGGCGGGCATGAAGGTGGGCTCCACATCGTTCCGGAACACGTCAGGACGGTTGTCTAGGCCACGGTGGAGCACGCTCAGATCATAGTCCTGGGAGTGGAGAGTTTGGGCAAAAACGTAAGAGGCGTCTTTGTACAGTGGAGAAACAggtttgtgcacacacacgtctgtctctgtctgtctgcacctACCTGATCGtcctctccgcccccctcctcgtCATAGTAGTAAATGTTGTCTCTGATATCATCCTCCTGCAGGAGAggctccttcttctctcctttccttctcctcatgaacatCAGCAACAACAGCACCAGCACTGTGAGACACAGACGGCAGTACTTGTACATGTGGTAATACATCTGTACAAATATCAGTAGCAAAATGGGCTTCCATACATGCAAGTCTTAACACAAGgcatcacatgcacacagatcaGAGTTCAGTTAGCGAGTCAGTCGGTCCactcacacagcagcagcaggatggCTCCCAAGATCCCCAGGATGCCTGGAAGGCCCACACCGGCCTCTCTGAGGAGGGAACACTGGACATCAGCCCCGGTGCAGTCGCACACTGTGGCTGTAAGAGTGCTGACCTGCCCCAGGCCCTGGTTGTCCTCCACCCTCAGAACCACTGTGTAGTCCCCCTGTGCAAGAGAGGTGGCCAGGGACAGGATGATGCCCGTCTCTGCaacgaaaacaaacaaaaagaaaggTACTTCTCATcaggcagggtaggtaatgttgttgagaaacACCTTCACTCCCTGTATTATTACATCCTAGTACTGTTTGTAGAGCTGGACAGGCTTGACCATAGCTAACGGGGACTTGCTCTTTTCACATAGCAGCAGATAAACCCCTTACAGGCACTGCTAtggatgtgtggagggtgtgttatTTCATAGTACGTACGGGTGTCGTTCATGCTTGCAGTCCAGTTATGTTCAGATTGGCCCTGCAGTGAGACTTTGTAGGGGGCGGCAAACGTCGGGCCATCCTTGTCAGTGACAGACAGCACGTGGGACACAGAATCTTTGTTGCAGATCCTGATGGAGCGCTCCATGATGATGGGGGCGTTGTCATTCACATCCTCCAGCTGGATCAGCAATGTGCCTGTTCCTGTGGCCGGGATATCATCTGAGGAAGGAGGAATTATATGAATGAAGGGTATTCATGTAGATTCATAATTAATAATGCAGAACAACTTAGATTTTCAGAgaatacagcagtgtttccggTGCAAGTTCTTCTGTTCCATCAAACACACTGCCGTTTCCACCTCTGCCCGTCTGCTCCCCTTTGACAGCaaacaggacaggaggagaaacGAGGCTTACCGTTGTCAACGGCCGCAATGA
The window above is part of the Osmerus mordax isolate fOsmMor3 chromosome 13, fOsmMor3.pri, whole genome shotgun sequence genome. Proteins encoded here:
- the LOC136955878 gene encoding cadherin-1-like; its protein translation is MLSMMVTFRFVTLVVVMFFSQFSVATGAERQKRAWIIPPISFPENDRGPFPKPMVQIRSDSDKEAKVEYQIEGPGADQPPEKLFTIDKNTGQLYVTRPLDRENQDKYMLKAIAKTGNAPAEAPMDIIIYVIDQNDNKPVFPPEPFLGNVPEASSTGFEFMQMEAKDADEPGNANSDIRYKILSQDPPLPKANMFAINPVSGHIRVQSQGLDREKYPKYTLEVQAADLEGYGLIGLGKAIITVNSCTGQKKPCIISPFNFPENDRGPFPKMMLQIGSDSDKEATLQYQIEGPGADQPPENLFTIDRNTGWMYVTKPLDREKQDKYTLKAIAKTGNAPAEAPMDIIIYVIDQNDNKPVFPPEPFLGNVPEASSTGFEFMQMEAKDADEPGNENSDIRYRILSQDPPLPNANMFAINPVSGQIRVQSQGLDREKYPRYTLEVEAADLEGEGLTGRGKAIITVQ